A genomic stretch from Tamandua tetradactyla isolate mTamTet1 chromosome 15, mTamTet1.pri, whole genome shotgun sequence includes:
- the LOC143657952 gene encoding nuclear pore-associated protein 1-like encodes MGNTLTKLLRPLAHSRCPGPSGRPPVHPSHCVSLVVGREHPAAPAPLSSPVCRLFNQGRRNSQSGFDIAPKRSYPIQLSQRSSLGVRRSVFRENPWKKPRLSPRNSKMFGPSSGTVRIPRPGHRWTLMCLPPAQADVPCRSVPSGHLLHPCLKEDELRSPGDSSKGLAIEEEDHTETREQEGQRTAPQSGEDIPSTSTPLETERMVPSFQCSSDPLKERSLGRCDPGAAGLPGPVSPRPLLPKGLHHQLDEGHQLSSPGSQPGKETSAENPAAISSSSTPPPPTPARCRCSKRKLVMPLPLPLPLLWGGGKLPPSQKLPRVTNPQDTDLEKKTKPKQDNTILEEDEIEGTTEGSVAEPLLSCSLSAAQNAGALTQATVTLPIPASSSTAVADSSDPHARSPTLSSPVPPPTPTSPDQTPVPTSLLAVPTQSLSPFRFNPLPRVPLPENSGPPPSLAVPTPLTSHLPTPPSPLTLFSNLTTLRISHPPLCA; translated from the coding sequence ATGGGGAATACACTGACCAAGCTACTACGCCCCCTGGCGCACAGCCGCTGCCCTGGGCCCAGCGGTCGCCCACCTGTTCATCCTTCCCATTGTGTTTCACTGGTGGTAGGTCGGGAGCATCCTGCTGCCCCTGCGcctctctccagccctgtgtgCAGGCTCTTCAACCAGGGTCGCCGGAACTCACAGTCTGGGTTTGACATCGCCCCGAAGAGGAGCTATCCCATCCAGCTGAGCCAACGCTCTTCTCTAGGGGTACGTCGGTCTGTGTTCAGAGAGAATCCTTGGAAGAAGCCGCGGTTGTCTCCTCGAAATTCCAAGATGTTCGGCCCCTCTTCTGGGACAGTGAGGATTCCTCGTCCAGGGCACAGATGGACTCTCATGTGTTTGCCACCTGCACAGGCTGACGTCCCCTGTAGGTCAGTGCCATCCGGCCACCTCCTGCATCCCTGCCTAAAGGAGGATGAACTGAGGAGCCCAGGAGACAGCAGCAAAGGATTGGCCATAGAGGAGGAGGATCACACAGAAACCAGAGAGCAGGAAGGTCAGAGAACGGCACCCCAGAGCGGTGAGGATATACCCTCCACATCCACGCCACTGGAGACGGAGAGAATGGTCCCTTCCTTCCAGTGCAGCTCTGATCCTCTTAAGGAAAGGTCTCTCGGAAGATGTGATCCAGGTGCAGCAGGGCTCCCTGGCCCAGTCTCACCCCGTCCCCTGCTTCCGAAGGGGCTGCACCATCAGCTGGATGAAGGTCATCAGCTCAGCTCTCCAGGTTCACAGCCAGGGAAGGAGACATCGGCAGAAAATCCTGCAGCTATTTCATCAAGCAgcactcctcctcctcccacaccTGCCAGATGCAGATGCTCTAAAAGGAAGCTGGTgatgccactgccactgccactgccactgttGTGGGGTGGAGGTAAACTGCCCCCATCTCAGAAGCTTCCTCGGGTAACCAACCCCCAAGATACAGACTTGGAGAAAAAGACTAAGCCAAAACAGGACAATACCATCTTGGAGGAGGATGAGATTGAGGGCACGACAGAGGGCAGTGTTGCTGAGCCTCTCCTTTCTTGCTCTCTGTCTGCTGCGCAGAATGCAGGGGCCTTGACCCAAGCCACGGTCACCCTGCCGATTCCGGCCAGTTCCTCCACAGCAGTAGCTGATTCGAGTGACCCCCATGCCAGGTCCCCAACCCTGTCTAGCCCTGTACCTCCCCCTACACCAACTAGTCCTGACCAAACACCAGTTCCTACCTCGCTTCTGGCTGTTCCCACACAATCCTTGTCTCCCTTTAGATTCAATCCCCTCCCTCGGGTTCCCCTTCCTGAGAACAGTGGCCCTCCACCCTCACTTGCAGTTCCGACACCTTTGACATCTCACCTCCCTACACCTCCTAGCCCCTTAACCCTGTTCTCCAATCTTACCACCCTCAGAATCAGTCACCCACCCCTATGTGCGTAG